From a single Herbiconiux sp. SALV-R1 genomic region:
- a CDS encoding cystathionine gamma-synthase — protein MAIQQTENFETRAIHAGQQFDPTTGAIIPPVYLTSTFVQDGIGGFRGGYEYARGGNPTRTSLETLLASLEGAKHGLSFASGLAAEDALLRAVLEPGDRIVLGNDAYGGTHRLIDRIHGKWGVENVVVEMSDLSAVSKAVAAGPTKMLWLETPSNPLMKISDIAELAEIGHAAGAIVVVDNTFASPYLQQPLALGADVVVHSTTKYLGGHSDVLGGAVVLNDDALEEKVRFLQFASGGVSGPMDAWLTTRGIKTLAVRMDRHSANAQAIAEHLVGHPALDAVYYPGLPTHPGHELAKRQMRSFGGMISLALKAGPKAARKFAESTKVFQLAESLGGVESLIGYPSEMTHASVKGTPLEVPENVIRLSVGIESIDDLLADLDRALPRR, from the coding sequence ATGGCCATCCAGCAGACCGAGAACTTCGAGACCCGAGCCATCCACGCCGGTCAGCAGTTCGACCCCACCACGGGCGCGATCATCCCGCCCGTCTACCTCACCTCCACCTTCGTGCAAGACGGCATCGGCGGCTTCCGCGGCGGCTACGAGTACGCCCGCGGCGGCAACCCCACCCGCACCTCGCTCGAGACCCTCCTCGCCTCGCTCGAGGGCGCCAAGCACGGCCTCTCCTTCGCCTCGGGCCTCGCCGCCGAAGACGCGCTGCTGCGCGCCGTGCTCGAGCCGGGCGACCGCATCGTGCTCGGCAACGACGCCTACGGCGGAACCCACCGGCTGATCGACCGCATCCACGGCAAGTGGGGGGTCGAGAACGTCGTCGTCGAGATGAGCGACCTCTCCGCCGTCTCGAAGGCGGTGGCTGCCGGCCCCACGAAGATGCTGTGGCTCGAGACCCCCTCGAACCCGCTCATGAAGATCAGCGACATCGCCGAGCTCGCCGAGATCGGGCACGCCGCGGGTGCCATCGTCGTGGTCGACAACACCTTCGCCTCGCCCTACCTGCAGCAGCCGCTCGCGCTCGGCGCCGACGTCGTGGTGCACTCCACCACGAAGTACCTCGGCGGGCACTCCGACGTGCTGGGCGGAGCCGTCGTGCTGAACGACGATGCGCTCGAGGAGAAGGTGCGCTTCCTGCAGTTCGCATCGGGCGGTGTGTCCGGGCCGATGGATGCGTGGCTCACCACCCGGGGCATCAAGACCCTTGCGGTGCGCATGGACCGCCACTCGGCCAACGCCCAGGCCATCGCCGAGCACCTCGTGGGCCACCCCGCCCTCGACGCCGTCTACTACCCGGGCCTGCCCACGCACCCGGGGCACGAGCTCGCGAAGCGGCAGATGCGCTCCTTCGGCGGCATGATCTCGCTCGCGCTCAAGGCCGGGCCGAAGGCCGCGCGCAAGTTCGCGGAGTCGACCAAGGTGTTCCAGCTCGCGGAGTCGCTCGGCGGCGTGGAATCGCTCATCGGCTACCCGTCCGAGATGACCCACGCGTCGGTGAAGGGCACGCCGCTCGAGGTTCCCGAGAACGTCATCCGGCTCTCGGTGGGCATCGAGTCGATCGACGACCTGCTGGCCGACCTCGACCGGGCGCTGCCCCGGCGGTAG
- the nrdH gene encoding glutaredoxin-like protein NrdH, with product MAITVYTKPSCVQCTATYRALENKGLEFEIFDLSVDEKALETVKELGYLQAPVVMTSEGDHWSGFRPDKIAELASRASA from the coding sequence ATGGCGATCACGGTCTACACGAAGCCCTCCTGCGTTCAGTGCACTGCCACCTACCGCGCCCTCGAGAACAAGGGTCTGGAGTTCGAGATCTTCGACCTCTCGGTCGACGAGAAGGCACTTGAGACGGTCAAGGAGCTCGGCTACCTGCAGGCCCCCGTCGTCATGACCTCCGAGGGCGACCACTGGTCGGGCTTCCGCCCCGACAAGATCGCCGAGCTCGCGTCGCGCGCGTCCGCGTAG
- a CDS encoding cystathionine beta-synthase — protein sequence MKYANSVIDLVGNTPLVKLNSVTEGIAATVLVKVEYLNPGGSSKDRIATRIIDAAEREGLLKPGGTIVEPTSGNTGVGLALVAQQRGYRCVFVLPDKVGEDKRNVLTAYGAEIVVTPTAVAPEDPDSYYSVSDRLVREIPGAFKPNQYANQNGPLSHYETTGPEIWRDTEGQVTHFVAGVGTGGTISGTGRYLKEVSDGSVTIIGADPEGSVYSGGTGRPYLVEGVGEDFWPTAYDGSVVDEIIAASDAESFEMTRRLAREEGLLVGGSSGLAVVAALKAARDLPADAVVVVLLPDGGRGYLGKIFNEKWMRSYGFADESDGSTVRDLLAGKGDGLPALVHTHPSDTVHDAIEIMSIYGVSQMPVLSAEPPVVMGEVVGSLDEQTLLDKVFTGEAAMTDKVGDFVGSALPLIGINESVASARQALAATPALLVSDDGKPVTVITRQDLLTFLSEA from the coding sequence ATGAAGTACGCCAACAGCGTCATCGACCTCGTCGGCAACACGCCCCTGGTCAAGCTCAACTCGGTCACCGAGGGCATCGCCGCCACGGTGCTCGTGAAGGTCGAGTACCTCAACCCGGGCGGCTCGTCGAAAGACCGCATCGCCACCCGCATCATCGACGCCGCCGAGCGCGAGGGGCTGCTGAAGCCGGGAGGCACCATCGTCGAGCCCACCTCGGGCAACACCGGTGTCGGCCTGGCGCTGGTGGCGCAGCAGCGCGGCTACCGCTGTGTGTTCGTGCTCCCCGACAAGGTGGGTGAGGACAAGCGCAACGTGCTCACCGCCTACGGCGCCGAGATCGTCGTGACCCCCACCGCCGTCGCGCCCGAAGACCCCGACTCCTACTACTCGGTCTCCGACCGCCTGGTGCGCGAGATCCCCGGTGCCTTCAAGCCGAACCAGTACGCCAACCAGAACGGGCCGCTCAGCCACTACGAGACCACCGGCCCCGAGATCTGGCGCGACACCGAGGGCCAGGTGACGCACTTCGTGGCCGGCGTCGGCACCGGAGGCACCATCAGCGGCACCGGCCGCTACCTCAAAGAGGTCTCCGACGGCAGCGTCACCATCATCGGCGCCGACCCCGAGGGCTCCGTCTACTCGGGTGGCACCGGCCGCCCCTACCTCGTCGAGGGCGTCGGCGAAGACTTCTGGCCCACCGCGTACGACGGCTCGGTGGTCGACGAGATCATCGCCGCCAGCGACGCCGAGTCGTTCGAGATGACCCGTCGCCTCGCCCGTGAAGAGGGTCTGCTGGTGGGCGGCTCGAGCGGTCTCGCGGTGGTCGCCGCGCTCAAGGCCGCTCGCGATCTCCCCGCCGACGCCGTCGTCGTGGTGCTCCTGCCCGACGGGGGCCGCGGCTACCTCGGCAAGATCTTCAACGAGAAATGGATGCGCAGCTACGGTTTCGCCGACGAGAGCGACGGCTCGACCGTCCGCGACCTGCTCGCCGGCAAGGGCGACGGTCTCCCGGCGCTGGTGCACACGCATCCGAGTGACACCGTTCACGACGCCATCGAGATCATGAGTATCTACGGGGTGTCGCAGATGCCCGTGCTCTCGGCCGAGCCGCCCGTGGTGATGGGCGAGGTCGTCGGCTCGCTCGACGAGCAGACCCTGCTCGACAAGGTGTTCACCGGCGAGGCCGCCATGACCGACAAGGTCGGCGACTTCGTGGGCTCCGCGCTGCCGCTCATCGGCATCAACGAGTCGGTCGCCTCGGCACGTCAGGCGCTCGCCGCGACGCCCGCGCTGCTCGTCTCCGACGACGGCAAGCCCGTCACCGTCATCACCCGTCAAGACCTCCTCACCTTCCTCAGCGAAGCCTGA
- a CDS encoding M1 family metallopeptidase, with protein sequence MKRRSTFGAATVGAVALVAVLAGCTGMSPDPTPTPTATPESRYQPGAAGIGDPYYPLDGNGGYDVEHYDLELAYEPETGELAGRAVVSATATQDLSRFDLDLDGLMVTRVTVDDVDTEFTTETFEISAATGQPVDQEAGDEGAAPGDDDAGDDREELAQPGRTELIVTPATGIDDGSAFTVAVEYGGVPATIDDTFGYGGVVRTADGAVIVGQPRVAATWFPANDHPADKATFRIRMSVPEGLQAISNGRLVGAVTEDGRTDWEWVMEKPMATYLATATVGDFAVSTLSQDGIDYWNAVGSGLYDEVAVEATGQSYGDLADLAFARGPEITAFLTSRFGPYPFTESGGIAVNLDDLDYALENQTRPIYGPWVFEGPEGLSTVVHELAHQWFGDSLSIAAWSDIWLNESFATYAEWLWSEDQGGQTAQQIFDFLDDQPATDPFWTLEIGDPGPARVFDEAVYNRGAMTLHALRLKLGDEVFFPAVQSWAAENAYGTVSTDDFIAYMEEASGSDLGDFFDTWLFTGSKPTAG encoded by the coding sequence GTGAAGCGACGCAGCACTTTCGGCGCAGCGACGGTGGGCGCGGTCGCGCTCGTGGCCGTGCTCGCCGGCTGCACGGGCATGAGCCCCGACCCCACCCCGACACCGACCGCCACCCCCGAGAGCCGCTACCAGCCCGGCGCCGCCGGCATCGGCGACCCCTACTACCCGCTCGACGGCAACGGCGGCTACGACGTGGAGCACTACGACCTCGAGCTCGCCTACGAGCCCGAGACGGGCGAACTCGCGGGCCGGGCCGTCGTCAGCGCCACCGCGACGCAAGACCTGTCGCGCTTCGACCTCGACCTCGACGGGCTCATGGTCACCCGCGTCACCGTCGACGACGTCGACACCGAGTTCACCACCGAGACCTTCGAGATCAGCGCGGCGACCGGGCAGCCCGTCGACCAGGAGGCGGGCGACGAGGGCGCCGCCCCCGGCGACGACGACGCGGGCGACGACCGCGAAGAACTCGCCCAGCCCGGGCGCACCGAGCTCATCGTCACCCCCGCCACGGGCATCGACGACGGGTCTGCCTTCACGGTCGCCGTCGAGTACGGCGGAGTGCCCGCCACCATCGACGACACCTTCGGCTACGGCGGAGTCGTACGCACCGCCGACGGCGCGGTGATCGTGGGTCAGCCGCGCGTCGCCGCGACCTGGTTCCCGGCCAACGACCACCCCGCCGACAAAGCGACCTTCCGCATCCGCATGTCGGTGCCCGAAGGGCTGCAGGCCATCTCGAACGGGCGGCTCGTCGGTGCGGTCACCGAAGACGGCCGCACCGACTGGGAGTGGGTGATGGAGAAGCCGATGGCGACCTACCTCGCCACGGCGACGGTGGGCGACTTCGCGGTGTCGACGCTCTCGCAAGACGGCATCGACTACTGGAACGCCGTCGGCAGCGGCCTCTACGACGAGGTGGCGGTGGAGGCGACCGGGCAGAGCTACGGCGACCTCGCCGACCTGGCGTTCGCCCGCGGGCCCGAGATCACCGCGTTCCTCACCTCCCGCTTCGGCCCCTACCCGTTCACCGAGTCGGGAGGCATCGCGGTGAACCTCGACGACCTCGACTACGCGCTCGAGAACCAGACTCGGCCCATCTACGGCCCGTGGGTGTTCGAGGGCCCGGAGGGCCTGTCGACGGTGGTGCACGAGCTCGCCCACCAGTGGTTCGGCGACAGCCTGTCGATCGCGGCCTGGAGCGACATCTGGCTCAACGAGAGCTTCGCCACCTATGCGGAGTGGCTCTGGTCGGAAGATCAGGGCGGCCAGACCGCGCAGCAGATCTTCGACTTCCTCGACGACCAGCCCGCCACCGACCCGTTCTGGACTCTCGAGATCGGCGACCCCGGCCCCGCGCGGGTGTTCGACGAGGCCGTCTACAACCGCGGTGCGATGACGCTGCACGCGCTCAGACTGAAGCTCGGCGACGAGGTCTTCTTCCCGGCCGTGCAGTCGTGGGCCGCCGAGAACGCCTACGGCACGGTCTCCACCGATGACTTCATCGCCTACATGGAGGAGGCCTCGGGGAGCGACCTCGGCGACTTCTTCGACACCTGGTTGTTCACCGGCTCGAAGCCGACCGCCGGCTGA
- a CDS encoding siderophore-interacting protein, with protein MSNITVTHAESGLMRLAVARSERVTPHMVRVTLAGDDLRRFEYRGFDQWFRLAVPVDDGARFDNLPARFGVGGYLKFLTLPKGSRPVIRNYTVRQFRAESLELDVDFVTHGTDGVAGPWAASVEAGAEVALIDQGCGWRPVSSDWQLLVADESGLPAVAGVLRDLPRDARGIAVIELFDLADRQELDEPDGFTVHWVERAEGSAPGSAALPAVAALEFPPGSVYAFAVGESALATGVRRHLVGERGVPKGNITFCGYWKRGVAR; from the coding sequence ATGAGCAACATCACCGTCACCCACGCCGAGTCGGGACTGATGAGGCTCGCCGTCGCCCGCTCCGAGCGCGTCACGCCCCACATGGTGCGCGTGACACTGGCGGGCGACGACCTCCGGCGCTTCGAGTACCGCGGCTTCGACCAGTGGTTCCGGCTGGCCGTGCCCGTCGACGACGGGGCGCGCTTCGACAACCTGCCGGCGCGGTTCGGCGTGGGCGGGTACCTCAAGTTCCTCACCCTGCCGAAGGGCTCGCGGCCGGTCATCCGCAACTACACGGTGCGGCAGTTCCGTGCCGAGAGCCTCGAACTCGACGTCGACTTCGTGACGCACGGCACCGACGGAGTGGCCGGGCCGTGGGCCGCCTCGGTCGAAGCGGGCGCCGAGGTCGCACTCATCGACCAGGGATGCGGCTGGAGGCCGGTGAGCTCCGACTGGCAGCTGCTCGTCGCCGACGAGAGCGGGCTGCCCGCCGTTGCCGGTGTGCTGCGCGATCTGCCGCGCGACGCTCGGGGCATCGCCGTCATCGAGCTCTTCGACCTCGCTGATCGCCAGGAGCTCGACGAACCCGACGGGTTCACGGTGCACTGGGTGGAACGGGCCGAGGGGTCGGCTCCCGGTTCTGCAGCGCTGCCGGCCGTGGCGGCGTTGGAGTTCCCGCCCGGTTCCGTGTACGCGTTCGCCGTGGGGGAGTCGGCGCTGGCGACGGGGGTGAGGCGGCACCTCGTGGGGGAGCGTGGAGTGCCGAAGGGGAACATCACCTTCTGCGGATATTGGAAGCGCGGAGTCGCGCGCTGA
- a CDS encoding APC family permease translates to MTTQTDLSSTPPTTENATVGLAQGTALYIAAVLGTGILVLPALAAQVAGPGSILAVLALIVLSVPLAGTFAALAARHPDAGGVATFVRLALGATAARMAGYWFFFGVCVGSPVVALLGAEYLVAVLGAERWVAFVVAPALIALPLASNLFGLRFSGRAQLALSGLLVAVVVGVVVIAAPAGDSANFEPFLPHGWVGVGAAISLFVWAFAGWEAVTHIAGEFRRPRTTIPWATAIAIVVVGACYLGLQLVTVAVLGDAAGSSPVPLLDLVDATAPAWGRLAVASVAGIVAVGVLNAYLGAFAKLGASLGRDGDLPAVLGRGAEAGGVPRRSLGVVALLAAGYYTAMVLTGGELTPFILIHTSCMVAVYALGVVAALRLLPRFGPGWWCAAVSVVLVGGLVVLAGGNLLVPALLALAALAVSLVRATRATRRAR, encoded by the coding sequence GTGACGACTCAGACCGACCTCAGCTCCACCCCGCCGACGACCGAGAACGCCACGGTCGGGCTGGCGCAGGGCACCGCTCTCTACATAGCCGCGGTGCTCGGCACCGGCATCCTCGTGCTCCCCGCGCTCGCCGCCCAGGTGGCCGGGCCGGGGTCGATCCTCGCCGTGCTGGCGCTCATCGTGCTCTCGGTTCCGCTGGCGGGAACCTTCGCCGCACTCGCCGCGAGGCATCCGGATGCCGGCGGGGTCGCCACCTTCGTGCGTCTCGCACTCGGGGCGACGGCAGCGCGCATGGCCGGCTACTGGTTCTTCTTCGGGGTCTGCGTGGGCTCGCCGGTGGTCGCGCTGCTCGGCGCGGAGTACCTCGTGGCCGTGCTCGGTGCGGAGCGCTGGGTGGCGTTCGTCGTGGCGCCCGCCCTCATCGCCCTTCCGCTGGCGTCGAACCTGTTCGGGCTGCGCTTCTCGGGGCGGGCGCAGCTCGCGCTCTCGGGGCTGCTGGTCGCTGTGGTGGTGGGCGTTGTCGTGATCGCCGCGCCGGCGGGTGACAGCGCGAACTTCGAGCCCTTCCTCCCCCACGGCTGGGTCGGCGTCGGAGCGGCGATCAGCCTGTTCGTCTGGGCCTTCGCCGGGTGGGAGGCGGTGACGCACATCGCCGGCGAGTTCCGGCGGCCGCGCACGACCATTCCCTGGGCGACGGCGATCGCGATCGTGGTGGTGGGCGCCTGCTACCTGGGCCTGCAGCTGGTGACCGTGGCGGTGCTCGGCGACGCGGCGGGGTCGTCGCCGGTGCCCCTCCTCGACCTCGTCGACGCGACGGCTCCCGCGTGGGGTCGCCTCGCCGTCGCCTCCGTGGCCGGCATCGTCGCGGTGGGGGTGCTCAACGCCTACCTCGGGGCCTTCGCCAAGCTCGGCGCCTCGCTGGGGCGCGACGGCGACCTGCCCGCCGTGCTCGGTCGGGGAGCCGAGGCCGGGGGAGTGCCCCGCCGGTCGCTCGGGGTGGTCGCGCTGCTGGCGGCCGGCTACTACACGGCGATGGTGCTGACCGGAGGGGAGCTGACCCCGTTCATCCTCATCCACACCTCCTGCATGGTCGCCGTCTACGCACTCGGCGTGGTGGCGGCGCTTCGGCTGCTGCCCCGGTTCGGGCCGGGGTGGTGGTGCGCCGCGGTGTCGGTGGTGCTGGTGGGCGGGCTGGTGGTGCTCGCCGGGGGCAACCTGCTGGTGCCCGCCCTGCTCGCCCTGGCGGCGCTCGCCGTGTCACTCGTCCGGGCGACACGCGCGACACGCCGGGCGCGCTGA
- a CDS encoding DMT family transporter, which yields MEATWRWVLVTATAPIAWGSNYFVTRQLLPVDSPLWGAVLRAVPAGLVLVALARELPRGSWWWKSIVLGVLNVGAFFVLIYVVSQLLPTSLAATLMATSAGVLMLIAWPLLGERPQLVPVVGMLVGSTGVVLMLGGGGGQGTGGQGGAVSGLGVLASLAAMLLSSVGFVLTKKWATGVRTLSLTSWQLVAGGLAVVPAAMAIEGAPPALDAPAVAGFAYVSLVATALAFVAWFTGLKHLPAGTVGVVGLLNPVTGVVLGTLVAGEAFGPAQAVGTALVLLGVLAGRVRWRPGRPRQPRPRVSAGSDRVARTPGRGEM from the coding sequence ATGGAAGCTACTTGGCGCTGGGTTCTCGTGACGGCCACCGCACCGATCGCCTGGGGCTCGAACTACTTCGTCACCCGTCAGCTGCTGCCGGTGGACTCGCCGCTCTGGGGGGCCGTGCTGAGGGCGGTGCCGGCCGGGCTGGTGCTGGTGGCCCTTGCCCGAGAGCTCCCGCGCGGGTCGTGGTGGTGGAAGTCGATCGTGCTCGGGGTGCTCAACGTGGGGGCGTTCTTCGTGCTCATCTACGTCGTCTCCCAGCTGTTGCCGACGAGCCTCGCCGCCACCCTCATGGCCACCTCGGCCGGGGTGCTCATGCTCATCGCCTGGCCGCTCCTCGGCGAGCGACCGCAGCTGGTGCCCGTCGTGGGGATGCTGGTCGGGTCGACGGGAGTCGTGCTGATGCTCGGCGGAGGCGGAGGTCAGGGCACCGGGGGCCAGGGCGGCGCGGTCTCGGGGCTCGGCGTGCTCGCCTCCCTCGCCGCGATGCTGCTCTCCTCGGTCGGCTTCGTGCTCACCAAGAAGTGGGCGACGGGCGTTCGCACCCTCTCGCTCACGTCGTGGCAGCTCGTGGCGGGAGGCCTCGCCGTCGTGCCCGCGGCGATGGCGATCGAGGGCGCACCGCCCGCTCTCGACGCACCCGCGGTGGCGGGGTTCGCCTACGTGTCGCTCGTGGCGACCGCGCTCGCGTTCGTCGCATGGTTCACGGGCCTCAAGCACCTTCCCGCCGGCACGGTCGGGGTGGTCGGCCTGCTCAACCCCGTGACGGGGGTGGTGCTCGGCACCCTGGTGGCGGGCGAGGCCTTCGGGCCCGCGCAGGCGGTGGGCACGGCACTCGTGCTGCTCGGTGTGCTCGCCGGGCGGGTGCGGTGGCGGCCGGGGCGGCCACGTCAGCCGCGGCCTCGGGTGTCAGCGGGCTCCGATAGAGTCGCCAGAACCCCAGGTAGAGGAGAGATGTGA
- the nrdI gene encoding class Ib ribonucleoside-diphosphate reductase assembly flavoprotein NrdI — protein sequence MTDDLVYFSSVSGNTHRFVESLGRPASRIPIYAREDKLTATRPFVLVLPTYGGGNGAGAVPKQVIHFLNDEGNRSLIRGVIAAGNTNFGAAYCLAGDIVARKCKVPVLYRFEVFGTPDDREAVQNGLDRLWKQH from the coding sequence GTGACCGACGACCTCGTCTATTTCTCGAGCGTCTCCGGTAACACGCACCGCTTCGTCGAGTCGCTCGGTCGGCCTGCCTCGCGCATCCCGATCTACGCTCGAGAAGACAAGCTCACCGCCACCCGGCCGTTCGTGCTCGTGCTCCCCACCTATGGCGGGGGGAACGGGGCGGGCGCCGTTCCCAAGCAGGTGATCCACTTCCTCAACGACGAGGGAAACCGATCGCTCATCCGCGGCGTCATCGCCGCAGGCAACACCAATTTCGGTGCCGCCTACTGCCTTGCGGGCGATATCGTCGCGCGCAAATGCAAGGTGCCCGTGCTCTATCGATTCGAAGTATTCGGAACCCCGGATGACCGAGAGGCCGTCCAGAACGGATTGGACAGACTGTGGAAGCAACACTGA
- a CDS encoding MarR family winged helix-turn-helix transcriptional regulator, translating into MEIPDDKVARIQTAWRRERPDLDVAPQGVIGRLHRLAAHLTAELETVYSRHGLSEGEFDVLATLRRAGAPFELAPSELADQTMVTTGGMTKRLDRLEARGLLRRRAAGGDGRRRVVALTPEGVELIDAAFTDHLQNERRLIDHLGASDSRALEELLARWLAHYEGE; encoded by the coding sequence ATGGAGATTCCCGACGACAAGGTGGCGCGCATCCAGACCGCCTGGCGGCGGGAGCGCCCCGATCTCGACGTCGCCCCTCAAGGGGTGATCGGCAGGCTGCACCGTCTCGCGGCCCACCTCACGGCCGAGCTCGAGACCGTCTACTCCCGCCACGGGCTGAGCGAGGGGGAGTTCGACGTGCTGGCCACCCTCCGCCGCGCGGGGGCGCCGTTCGAACTGGCGCCGAGTGAGCTCGCCGATCAGACGATGGTGACGACCGGCGGCATGACGAAGCGGCTCGACCGACTCGAGGCGCGGGGGTTGCTGCGACGCCGGGCCGCGGGTGGGGACGGCCGACGACGGGTCGTCGCGCTCACGCCCGAAGGGGTCGAGCTGATCGACGCGGCGTTCACCGACCACCTGCAGAACGAGCGCCGCCTGATCGACCACCTGGGCGCATCCGATTCGCGAGCCCTCGAGGAGTTGCTCGCCCGGTGGCTCGCCCACTACGAAGGAGAGTAG
- a CDS encoding VOC family protein, which produces MIGKLDAIALDCPDARALAGFYAEILGLSIAEDSEDEWVELTGPGSADGDRPVLAFQKVDDYRAPEWPGQLVPQQLHLDIRVDSLDEGERAVLALGATATGEQYATWRVYLDPVGHPFCLVSSNG; this is translated from the coding sequence ATGATCGGAAAACTCGACGCCATCGCTCTGGACTGCCCCGACGCCCGTGCCCTCGCGGGGTTCTACGCCGAGATTCTCGGGCTTTCGATCGCGGAGGACTCCGAGGACGAGTGGGTCGAGCTCACCGGCCCGGGCTCGGCCGACGGCGACCGCCCCGTGCTCGCCTTCCAGAAGGTCGACGACTACCGGGCGCCCGAGTGGCCCGGGCAGCTCGTGCCGCAGCAGCTGCACCTCGACATCCGGGTCGACAGTCTCGACGAGGGTGAGAGGGCGGTGCTGGCGCTCGGTGCCACGGCGACGGGCGAGCAGTACGCCACCTGGCGGGTCTACCTCGACCCGGTCGGGCACCCGTTCTGCCTGGTGTCGTCGAACGGCTGA
- a CDS encoding M1 family metallopeptidase, giving the protein MNSCELAATGSGPLPLVLLALAVAAVGGGAAWLLVSRRRRRGAITLAALPLLVLALVVGGGGLAPQPASAAAPCPPTTSPSPQPTPEPTPTPTPVPVDYVAGAAGIGDPYYPLDGNGGYDVQHYDLDLSYEPATGVLSGSATIEAVATENLSSFNLDFDTRAVDGSDALAIESVTVDGAAAEWSLASTQISIVTGQPQLPGSTDGDATPPRTELTVVPGTGIPTGSTITTTVVYSGVPITIDDAFGPAGVFRSTDGAVVVGQPRVAATWFPANDHPSDKATFTTTMSVPEGLTVVGNGRLADESSAGGRTSFTWEMEKPMATYLATATVGDYDITTSTVDGITYYDAIDPALYSVEADGGGTTVGDVAAAIFATEPEVIDFLEQSFGPYPFSEAGGIAIADLADGQPLPYALENQTRPIYPSWSFPADADASVVVHELAHQWYGDDVSMHRWSDIWLNEGFATYAEWLWAEHTGGPTPQQSFDDAYSSAPDAFWTTEIADPGAAGIFDAPVYVRGAMTLQALRTAVGDDDFFAILQGWAAGHAGGSGSTAEFVSYAESVSGDDLTALFDAWIYSGTKPAV; this is encoded by the coding sequence ATGAACTCCTGCGAACTGGCGGCCACCGGCTCGGGCCCGCTCCCTCTCGTTCTGCTCGCCCTCGCGGTGGCGGCCGTCGGCGGCGGCGCCGCCTGGCTCCTCGTGAGTCGTCGCCGTCGGCGCGGTGCGATCACCCTGGCCGCGCTGCCGCTGCTCGTGCTGGCCCTCGTCGTGGGCGGCGGGGGTCTCGCACCGCAGCCGGCGAGCGCCGCCGCACCGTGCCCTCCCACCACGTCACCATCTCCGCAGCCCACCCCCGAGCCGACACCGACGCCCACCCCGGTGCCGGTCGACTACGTGGCGGGCGCCGCCGGCATCGGCGACCCCTACTACCCGCTCGACGGCAACGGCGGCTACGACGTGCAGCACTACGACCTCGACCTCTCGTACGAGCCCGCCACCGGTGTGCTCTCCGGTTCCGCCACCATCGAGGCGGTCGCCACCGAGAACCTCTCCTCGTTCAACCTCGACTTCGACACCCGCGCCGTCGATGGCAGCGACGCCCTCGCCATCGAGTCGGTCACCGTCGACGGGGCCGCCGCCGAGTGGAGCCTCGCGAGCACCCAGATCAGCATCGTCACCGGCCAGCCGCAGCTGCCCGGGTCGACCGACGGCGACGCCACACCGCCGCGAACCGAGCTCACGGTCGTTCCCGGCACGGGCATTCCGACCGGCAGTACGATCACGACGACGGTGGTCTACAGCGGGGTGCCCATCACCATCGACGACGCGTTCGGGCCGGCGGGCGTGTTCCGCTCGACCGACGGCGCCGTCGTGGTAGGCCAACCGCGCGTCGCCGCCACCTGGTTCCCGGCGAACGACCACCCCTCCGACAAGGCGACCTTCACCACCACCATGTCGGTGCCCGAGGGGCTCACCGTGGTGGGCAACGGCAGGCTCGCCGACGAGTCGTCGGCGGGCGGCCGCACCAGCTTCACGTGGGAGATGGAGAAGCCCATGGCCACCTACCTCGCCACGGCGACTGTCGGCGACTACGACATCACCACCTCCACGGTCGACGGCATCACCTACTACGACGCCATCGACCCGGCCCTCTACTCGGTCGAGGCCGACGGCGGTGGCACGACGGTCGGCGACGTGGCGGCCGCCATCTTCGCGACAGAGCCCGAGGTCATCGACTTCCTCGAGCAGTCGTTCGGCCCGTACCCGTTCAGCGAAGCGGGCGGCATCGCCATCGCCGATCTCGCCGACGGCCAGCCGCTCCCCTACGCGCTCGAGAACCAGACCAGGCCGATCTACCCGAGCTGGTCGTTCCCCGCCGACGCCGATGCCTCGGTGGTCGTGCACGAACTCGCCCACCAGTGGTACGGCGACGACGTCTCGATGCACCGCTGGAGCGACATCTGGCTGAACGAAGGCTTCGCCACCTACGCCGAATGGCTCTGGGCCGAGCACACCGGCGGCCCGACCCCGCAGCAGAGCTTCGACGACGCCTACTCCTCGGCGCCCGACGCGTTCTGGACGACGGAGATCGCCGACCCGGGAGCGGCCGGCATCTTCGACGCCCCCGTGTACGTGCGCGGGGCCATGACGCTGCAGGCGCTGCGCACGGCCGTCGGTGACGACGACTTCTTCGCCATCCTGCAGGGCTGGGCGGCCGGGCACGCCGGCGGCTCGGGCTCGACCGCAGAGTTCGTCTCCTACGCGGAGTCGGTCTCGGGCGACGACCTCACGGCGCTGTTCGACGCGTGGATCTACTCCGGCACGAAGCCGGCGGTGTAG